In Aliarcobacter faecis, a genomic segment contains:
- a CDS encoding PhoH family protein has product MSFEKYYLLDTNILLEDATNIFRLSDEGKNLIILTETVLDELDSKKSGFEEINFQAREFARILENSKIISSSKYQDKKIIRLNILNQYNTVVDIISKDEYLVSSKNISLNILNDRKILELANEIQEYYENKIIFISMDIMARTRALSLDIKTDALHGKESIDFDYNFIKDIEINFEDLESLDNQEIIKFDKEHKENEYSYCFKVKYSDQVVLASIENKRIKLLDEEEVRNQIITPLNKEQLFFSNAIINHFYNVLIVEAKAGSGKTLLALSGALKLVKQKYFQKIIYIRNSIESLDKGEDVGYLPGLEEKFRIYNHPLMDSLDYIVRSEHKRKRSKRAEIPYTPLEDSEVNARVEQLISNYGIETMWVGEMRGRTLSNSYIIIDEAQNMSNKTMQMVLSRIDSSCKVVILGSNKQIDNFYVNKYTNALTTLLKSTKNENNFVNIFAIKLEKVLRGPITEWAESIF; this is encoded by the coding sequence ATGAGCTTTGAAAAATACTATTTACTAGATACAAATATCTTACTTGAAGATGCAACAAATATATTTAGATTAAGTGATGAAGGGAAAAATCTAATCATTCTTACAGAGACTGTTTTAGATGAATTAGATAGTAAAAAGAGTGGCTTTGAAGAGATAAATTTTCAAGCTAGAGAGTTCGCAAGAATATTAGAGAACTCAAAAATTATAAGCTCATCAAAATATCAAGATAAGAAAATTATTAGACTAAATATTTTAAATCAATATAACACAGTTGTTGATATTATCTCAAAAGATGAGTATTTAGTATCTAGTAAAAACATATCTCTAAATATTTTAAATGATAGAAAAATCCTTGAACTAGCAAATGAAATACAAGAGTATTATGAAAATAAAATTATCTTTATATCAATGGATATTATGGCAAGAACAAGAGCATTAAGTCTTGATATAAAAACAGATGCACTTCATGGTAAGGAGAGCATAGATTTTGATTATAACTTTATCAAAGATATAGAGATAAACTTCGAAGATTTAGAGAGTTTAGATAATCAAGAGATTATAAAATTTGATAAAGAACATAAAGAGAATGAGTACTCATACTGCTTTAAAGTAAAGTATTCAGATCAAGTAGTTTTAGCTTCTATTGAAAATAAAAGAATAAAACTACTTGATGAAGAAGAGGTAAGAAATCAAATAATCACTCCACTAAATAAAGAGCAACTCTTCTTCTCAAATGCAATAATAAATCACTTTTATAATGTTTTAATAGTTGAAGCAAAAGCTGGAAGTGGAAAAACTCTTTTAGCTTTAAGTGGAGCTTTAAAGCTAGTAAAACAAAAATATTTTCAGAAAATTATATATATTAGAAACTCAATTGAATCACTTGATAAAGGGGAAGATGTAGGTTACTTACCAGGACTTGAAGAGAAATTTAGAATATATAATCATCCTTTGATGGATAGTTTGGATTATATTGTAAGAAGTGAACATAAAAGAAAAAGAAGCAAAAGAGCAGAAATACCATATACACCTCTTGAAGATAGTGAAGTAAATGCTAGAGTTGAACAACTAATATCTAATTATGGAATAGAAACTATGTGGGTAGGAGAAATGCGTGGAAGAACTTTATCAAATAGTTATATAATAATTGATGAAGCACAAAATATGTCAAACAAAACTATGCAAATGGTTTTATCAAGAATTGATAGTAGCTGTAAAGTTGTAATTCTTGGTTCAAATAAACAAATAGATAATTTCTATGTAAATAAATATACAAATGCCTTAACAACTCTTTTAAAATCAACTAAAAATGAGAATAACTTCGTAAATATTTTTGCAATTAAACTTGAAAAGGTTTTAAGAGGTCCAATTACAGAGTGGGCAGAATCTATATTTTAA
- a CDS encoding inorganic phosphate transporter: MDMKTIKTIESATEKSLSSFAKLTLSLLFLLAVFLWTYTSHGNIPDNTFLIIGAIFGAYMALNIGANDVSNNVGPAVGAKALTLTGAIIIAAIFESAGAIIAGGDVVNTIKSGIIDPSAITDVNSFIWAMTAGLLAGAVWLNFATSIGAPVSTTHAIVGGVMGAGIAAAGFTILNWGSLGTIVSSWVISPLLGGLIAASFLYFIKKQIVYKEDMLEQAKKFVPFLIAVMTWAFSTYLILKGLKQLVHIGFIGASIISLVLAIIAYFLSKKSVEKSFPSLLNDRASVNKLFTPALIFGAALLSFAHGANDVSNAIGPLAAINDAIVNAGQIGGVASIPFWIMLVGAIGIVIGLILYGPRLIKTVGNEITELDQMRAFSIAIATAITVILASQLGLPVSSTHITIGGIFGVGFLREALDKTERNYVQDIREKFKKHKKELEKSQADLAKLEAVKDKNKQIYIKIVELFKKIDEIEAQVKQEKKDFKQAKGAKYVKRDAVKKIVAAWVITVPASALLGAGIYYMIKGIVAV, encoded by the coding sequence ATGGATATGAAGACCATAAAGACCATAGAAAGTGCCACCGAGAAATCTCTTTCTAGCTTTGCAAAATTAACTCTTTCGTTGCTATTTTTATTAGCAGTTTTTCTTTGGACATACACATCTCACGGAAATATCCCAGATAACACTTTTTTAATTATTGGAGCAATTTTTGGAGCTTATATGGCTTTAAATATTGGTGCAAATGATGTTTCAAATAATGTAGGACCAGCTGTTGGTGCAAAAGCATTAACTTTAACAGGTGCTATTATAATTGCTGCAATATTTGAAAGTGCAGGAGCTATAATTGCTGGTGGAGATGTTGTTAATACTATTAAAAGTGGAATTATAGACCCTTCTGCTATAACAGATGTAAATTCATTTATTTGGGCTATGACAGCTGGACTTCTTGCAGGTGCAGTTTGGCTTAACTTTGCTACTTCTATTGGAGCTCCAGTTTCAACAACTCATGCAATAGTTGGTGGAGTTATGGGGGCTGGAATAGCAGCAGCTGGATTTACTATTTTAAATTGGGGAAGTTTAGGAACTATTGTTAGTTCTTGGGTTATATCTCCACTTTTAGGTGGATTAATAGCTGCTAGTTTTTTATATTTTATAAAAAAACAGATTGTTTATAAAGAGGATATGTTAGAACAAGCTAAAAAATTTGTTCCATTTCTAATAGCTGTTATGACTTGGGCATTTTCAACTTATTTGATTTTAAAAGGTTTAAAACAATTAGTTCATATTGGTTTTATAGGTGCTTCAATAATAAGTTTGGTTTTAGCAATTATTGCATATTTCTTATCTAAAAAAAGTGTTGAAAAGAGTTTCCCATCTCTTTTAAATGATAGAGCAAGTGTAAATAAACTTTTTACTCCTGCACTTATTTTTGGTGCAGCTTTGTTGTCTTTTGCACATGGAGCAAATGATGTTTCAAATGCTATTGGACCATTAGCTGCAATTAATGATGCAATTGTAAATGCAGGTCAAATTGGTGGTGTTGCATCTATTCCTTTTTGGATTATGTTAGTTGGTGCTATTGGTATAGTTATTGGGCTTATTTTATATGGTCCTAGACTTATAAAAACAGTTGGAAATGAGATAACAGAACTTGACCAAATGAGAGCTTTTTCTATTGCTATAGCTACAGCAATTACAGTTATTCTTGCTAGTCAATTGGGGCTTCCTGTTTCTTCTACTCATATTACAATTGGGGGAATTTTTGGTGTTGGATTTTTAAGAGAAGCTTTAGATAAAACTGAAAGAAATTATGTTCAAGATATAAGAGAAAAATTTAAAAAACATAAAAAAGAGCTTGAAAAATCTCAAGCAGATTTGGCAAAACTTGAAGCTGTAAAAGATAAAAATAAACAAATTTATATAAAAATTGTTGAATTATTTAAGAAAATTGATGAAATTGAAGCTCAAGTAAAACAAGAGAAAAAAGATTTTAAACAAGCAAAAGGTGCAAAATATGTAAAAAGAGATGCAGTTAAAAAAATAGTTGCAGCTTGGGTTATTACTGTACCTGCTTCAGCACTTCTTGGAGCTGGGATTTATTATATGATAAAAGGAATTGTAGCAGTTTAA
- a CDS encoding AEC family transporter, with translation MEAILSVLPIYFFIFLGFIAKKRLKTQIDEKSLVLLSLYFLQPIMIFWGLTKEPINYEFIISPLFFLLCMGVTLVLMLLYSKFIFSSKTDENIFLATALIGNTGNLGIPLGIALFGVESVPYTSIINIANIFFMYTISIYFFARERFNFKESMKSIFKIPVIWFALLALCVNYYEVPIPKEFDFALEMGAYTSLTLQLIIFGTYLYNVKVKTMPWKLSLQVSFAKHILLPIIGVLVVVNFTNLNSMVASILIMELMMPLAVNNVNFSVIYNTKPTDVAATILVSSAIFVALLHFYIEIIDYFIR, from the coding sequence ATAGAAGCGATACTCTCTGTACTTCCCATTTATTTTTTTATCTTTTTGGGTTTTATTGCAAAAAAAAGGCTAAAAACCCAAATAGATGAAAAATCATTAGTTCTTCTTTCTTTATATTTTCTCCAACCAATTATGATTTTTTGGGGATTAACAAAAGAACCAATAAATTATGAGTTTATTATATCTCCACTATTTTTTCTTCTTTGTATGGGTGTAACTTTAGTTTTAATGCTTTTATACTCAAAATTTATCTTCTCTTCTAAAACAGATGAAAATATCTTTTTAGCAACAGCTTTGATAGGAAATACTGGAAATCTGGGAATCCCTCTTGGAATTGCACTTTTTGGTGTGGAGTCTGTTCCATATACAAGTATTATAAATATTGCAAATATCTTTTTTATGTACACAATATCTATCTATTTTTTTGCAAGAGAGAGATTTAATTTTAAGGAGTCTATGAAATCTATCTTTAAGATTCCCGTTATTTGGTTTGCACTTTTAGCTTTATGTGTAAATTATTATGAAGTTCCTATTCCAAAAGAGTTTGACTTTGCTTTAGAAATGGGAGCTTATACCTCTTTGACTCTACAATTAATTATTTTTGGAACATATCTTTATAATGTAAAAGTGAAAACTATGCCTTGGAAATTGTCTTTACAAGTAAGTTTTGCAAAACATATTCTTTTACCAATTATTGGAGTTTTGGTTGTAGTGAATTTTACAAATTTAAACTCAATGGTTGCTTCTATTTTGATTATGGAACTTATGATGCCATTAGCAGTAAATAATGTAAATTTTTCTGTAATTTATAATACAAAACCAACAGATGTAGCAGCAACTATTTTGGTTTCAAGTGCTATTTTTGTAGCTCTTTTGCATTTTTATATAGAAATTATTGACTATTTTATAAGGTAA
- a CDS encoding DEAD/DEAH box helicase: MTFKDFNFKELLQKAIDEAGFKEPSPIQIEAIPYVLDGKDIVGQAHTGTGKTAAFGLPILNKLGKKAGEALVIVPTRELAMQVSDEIYRFGKHLGVNTATVYGGQSYTRQIKLLENSNVIVATPGRLLDLLRNEQIKIKPNFVVLDEADEMLDMGFLDDIKDIFTYLPENRQTLLFSATMPVAIKNLAKTILKEPEFVTITQANVTNINITQTFYVVDERERDDALIRLFDYKNPKKSIIFCRTKKDVDRLSTFLVSQGFMAKALHGDMEQKQREEAIKAFKSSKLEVLIATDVAARGLDVNDVTHVFNYHLPFDGESYVHRIGRTGRAGKDGMAISIVTPHEFRTLQRIEKTIGAKLESKIVPNISTVKQKKIDELKQTILDQEVKDYAITIVEELKEEFDISTIAFKLASIIASKTYVKGNNNIGKSEIDIKKLLEMISKGDRGDDRSGSRNRNGRRNNFRRDKRGADRTERSSRDDSTGSRSRQRPSNSSKTNTDKPARAQRARRQD; this comes from the coding sequence GTGACTTTTAAAGATTTTAATTTTAAAGAGCTTCTACAAAAAGCGATAGACGAAGCTGGATTTAAAGAGCCAAGTCCAATACAAATTGAAGCAATTCCATATGTGCTAGATGGAAAAGATATTGTTGGTCAAGCACATACAGGAACTGGTAAAACAGCAGCATTTGGTTTACCAATTTTAAATAAATTAGGAAAAAAAGCTGGAGAGGCTTTAGTTATAGTTCCAACTAGAGAGCTTGCAATGCAAGTATCAGATGAAATTTATAGATTTGGAAAACATTTAGGAGTAAATACAGCAACAGTTTATGGTGGACAATCATATACAAGACAGATAAAACTTCTTGAAAATTCAAATGTAATTGTAGCAACTCCAGGAAGACTTCTTGATTTATTAAGAAATGAACAAATAAAAATTAAACCAAATTTTGTAGTTTTAGATGAAGCAGATGAGATGCTTGATATGGGATTTTTAGATGATATTAAAGATATTTTTACATATCTTCCAGAAAATAGACAAACTTTACTTTTCTCAGCAACAATGCCAGTAGCTATTAAAAATTTAGCAAAAACTATTTTAAAAGAGCCAGAATTTGTAACAATTACACAAGCTAATGTAACAAATATAAATATCACTCAAACATTTTATGTAGTTGATGAGAGAGAAAGAGATGATGCACTAATAAGACTTTTTGATTATAAAAATCCAAAAAAATCTATAATTTTTTGTAGAACAAAAAAAGATGTTGATAGATTATCAACTTTTTTAGTATCTCAGGGATTTATGGCAAAAGCACTTCATGGTGATATGGAACAAAAACAAAGAGAAGAGGCTATAAAAGCTTTTAAATCTTCAAAACTTGAAGTTTTAATAGCAACAGATGTAGCTGCAAGAGGACTTGATGTAAATGATGTAACACATGTATTTAACTATCATTTACCTTTTGATGGAGAGTCTTATGTTCATAGAATTGGAAGAACAGGAAGAGCTGGAAAAGATGGGATGGCTATTTCTATAGTAACACCTCATGAATTTAGAACTCTTCAGAGAATTGAAAAAACAATTGGAGCAAAACTTGAATCAAAAATTGTTCCAAATATTTCAACTGTTAAACAAAAGAAAATAGATGAACTTAAACAGACAATATTAGACCAAGAAGTAAAAGACTATGCAATAACTATTGTTGAAGAGTTAAAAGAAGAGTTTGATATTTCTACAATTGCATTTAAATTAGCTTCAATTATTGCTTCTAAAACTTATGTTAAAGGAAATAATAATATTGGAAAAAGTGAAATTGATATCAAAAAACTTTTAGAGATGATTTCTAAAGGGGATAGAGGTGATGATAGAAGTGGCTCTAGAAATCGAAATGGAAGAAGAAACAATTTTAGAAGAGATAAAAGAGGAGCAGATAGAACTGAAAGAAGTAGTAGAGATGATTCTACAGGTTCAAGATCAAGACAAAGACCTTCAAATAGTTCTAAAACTAATACAGATAAACCAGCTAGAGCTCAAAGAGCTAGAAGACAAGATTAA
- a CDS encoding pseudouridine synthase, with amino-acid sequence MKKDFDKKEQYEIVRLNKFISHNSNYSRREADKIIADGLVRVNNKVVTDLATKVKTTDKVEIGKKIVKEDKNRMYTVIVYNKPKGELVTKSDPQGRKTIYDGLESKYKHFNSVGRLDYASEGLLLLSDSVDVVNALMHSNLERVYKVKVSGFITPNVEEAMQNGITIEDARKGAYAKTAIKSMTFAPFLAYDIQTNGEKFSKLKVVISEGKNRELRRFFAHFNLNVMDLKRVEYGGVSLNNLPTGKSRFLTKEEYKNLRIFLNDENDRSI; translated from the coding sequence ATGAAAAAAGATTTTGATAAAAAAGAACAATATGAGATAGTAAGACTAAATAAATTTATATCTCACAATAGTAACTATTCAAGAAGAGAGGCAGATAAAATTATCGCTGATGGACTTGTAAGAGTAAATAATAAAGTTGTTACAGATTTAGCAACAAAAGTAAAAACAACAGATAAAGTTGAAATTGGTAAGAAAATTGTCAAAGAAGATAAAAATAGAATGTACACAGTAATAGTTTATAACAAACCAAAGGGAGAGCTTGTAACAAAAAGTGATCCTCAAGGTAGAAAGACTATTTATGATGGTTTAGAGAGTAAATATAAGCATTTTAATAGTGTAGGGCGACTTGACTATGCTAGTGAGGGATTATTGCTTTTAAGTGATAGTGTTGATGTTGTAAATGCTTTAATGCACTCAAATCTTGAAAGAGTTTATAAAGTTAAAGTAAGTGGTTTTATAACTCCAAATGTTGAAGAAGCTATGCAAAATGGAATTACTATTGAAGATGCAAGAAAAGGTGCTTATGCTAAAACAGCTATAAAATCTATGACTTTTGCTCCATTTTTAGCCTATGATATTCAAACAAATGGTGAAAAATTTTCTAAACTAAAAGTTGTGATTAGTGAGGGTAAAAATAGAGAACTTAGAAGATTCTTCGCCCATTTTAATCTTAATGTTATGGATTTAAAAAGAGTTGAATATGGTGGAGTTAGTCTAAACAATCTTCCGACTGGAAAATCAAGATTTTTAACAAAAGAGGAGTATAAAAATTTACGAATCTTTTTAAATGATGAAAATGATAGATCTATCTAA
- the hemJ gene encoding protoporphyrinogen oxidase HemJ, with protein sequence MEYYSWILSLHIIAVLSWMAVLFYLPRLFVYHTENIDKKEFVEVVKIQELKMDAYIGHPAMAITLLSGISMIVLNPALLNQNWFIAKIVALVLLITYAISLTKFRKSLAKDTCTKNGRFFRMYNEIPTGLAILIVTYVITKNLSWIFTAIVILLFAFICYKIINYKKG encoded by the coding sequence ATGGAATATTATAGTTGGATACTAAGTTTGCATATAATTGCAGTTTTATCATGGATGGCAGTTTTGTTTTATCTTCCTAGACTTTTCGTATATCATACAGAAAATATTGATAAAAAAGAGTTTGTTGAAGTTGTAAAAATACAAGAGTTAAAAATGGATGCTTATATAGGACATCCAGCAATGGCTATAACACTTTTAAGTGGTATTTCTATGATTGTTTTAAATCCAGCTCTTCTAAACCAAAACTGGTTTATAGCAAAGATTGTAGCTCTAGTTTTACTTATAACTTATGCAATATCTTTAACAAAATTTAGAAAATCTTTAGCAAAAGATACATGTACAAAAAATGGAAGATTTTTTAGAATGTACAATGAAATACCAACAGGTTTAGCTATTTTAATAGTTACTTATGTGATAACAAAAAACTTATCTTGGATATTTACAGCTATTGTAATTCTACTATTTGCATTTATTTGTTACAAAATTATAAATTACAAAAAAGGCTAA
- a CDS encoding asparagine synthetase B family protein: protein MKNFDLKDLTIFFEGEIYNKNSFLFYDEILLLEDLYLKFGFEFLSKLDGVFAFCIYDKRKNLYFCSRDRFGNIPFYYTIKENKFIFSTSIKDILKELPVLPKINKVAISKYMQYFSTFGEDTFYTDIYKLEEASFIVFEKNKDLIKKRYYKINTYKAINDENRALKDLEELLYSAIEKRLISSPSTLLSGGVDSSTISSIYTKISGKKIDTFSIGYSEYKNYCELDFAKITSKHIGSNHHEVIIDKKTYIDNFYSSLDNFDEPHADSAAIPLNILLKNVKNCGVNKLLSGEGADELFLGYDNYAKFLKYYKFQESLTKEQNDFLEEIVSALQNNTKESEYLRRVVKKQNIYNSFGEVFNDMQKRKLFTKVPTFKSETPKKDFVDNMSYIDIKLWVANPVLTKVYGVSTANSLQIHTPFLDNDILKYIFSVESSIKVGDTNKYLLKKIAQKHIPKEIINRVKKGFNSPFNEWLQSEFGSSILDTILEVNRQTQFFNENYLKHIYSLASSNKFKQHLYSLFIFSLWYKKVYM, encoded by the coding sequence TTGAAAAATTTTGATTTAAAAGATTTAACTATTTTTTTTGAAGGTGAAATATATAATAAAAATAGCTTTTTATTTTATGATGAGATTTTGCTTTTAGAAGATTTGTATCTAAAGTTTGGTTTTGAGTTTTTGTCAAAACTTGATGGAGTTTTTGCTTTTTGCATATATGATAAGAGAAAAAATCTATATTTTTGTTCTCGTGATAGATTTGGAAATATTCCTTTTTACTATACTATAAAAGAGAATAAATTTATTTTTTCAACTTCTATTAAAGATATTTTAAAAGAGCTTCCAGTTCTACCAAAGATAAATAAAGTGGCTATTAGTAAATATATGCAATATTTTTCAACTTTTGGTGAAGATACTTTTTATACAGATATTTATAAACTTGAAGAGGCTAGTTTTATTGTTTTTGAAAAGAATAAAGATCTAATCAAAAAACGATATTATAAAATCAATACATATAAAGCTATAAATGATGAAAATAGAGCTTTAAAGGATTTAGAAGAACTTTTATACTCTGCAATAGAAAAACGGCTTATTTCATCTCCTAGTACACTTTTAAGTGGTGGAGTTGATAGTTCAACTATCTCTTCAATTTATACAAAGATATCTGGTAAAAAGATAGATACTTTTAGTATAGGATATAGTGAATATAAAAACTACTGTGAATTAGATTTTGCAAAAATTACTTCAAAACATATAGGTTCAAATCATCATGAAGTGATTATTGATAAAAAAACATATATAGATAATTTTTATAGCTCTTTAGATAATTTTGATGAACCACATGCTGATAGTGCAGCAATTCCACTAAATATTTTATTAAAAAATGTTAAGAATTGTGGAGTAAATAAATTATTATCTGGTGAAGGTGCTGATGAGCTATTTTTAGGATATGATAATTATGCAAAATTTTTGAAATATTATAAATTCCAAGAATCTTTAACCAAAGAGCAAAATGATTTTTTGGAAGAGATAGTTTCTGCTTTACAAAATAATACAAAAGAGAGTGAATATTTAAGAAGAGTTGTAAAAAAGCAAAATATTTATAACTCTTTTGGAGAAGTTTTTAATGATATGCAAAAAAGAAAGCTTTTTACAAAAGTACCAACATTTAAAAGTGAGACACCCAAAAAAGATTTTGTAGATAATATGAGCTATATTGATATAAAACTTTGGGTTGCAAATCCTGTTTTAACAAAGGTTTATGGAGTTTCAACTGCAAACTCTTTACAAATACACACACCATTTTTAGATAATGATATATTAAAATATATTTTTAGTGTAGAAAGTAGTATAAAAGTTGGAGATACAAATAAATATCTTCTTAAAAAGATTGCACAAAAACATATACCAAAAGAGATTATAAATAGAGTTAAAAAAGGTTTTAATTCTCCTTTTAACGAGTGGCTTCAAAGTGAATTTGGCAGTTCTATTTTAGATACAATTTTGGAAGTAAATAGACAGACACAATTTTTTAATGAAAACTATCTAAAACATATTTATTCACTTGCTAGTTCAAATAAGTTTAAACAACATCTATATTCACTTTTTATATTCTCTTTGTGGTATAAAAAAGTTTATATGTAA
- a CDS encoding replication-associated recombination protein A, whose product MIDLSNKYRPTSLDNFVGQSHIIGSNKSLYKLIKQKDIPHLFFYGKPGTGKTTLARIIAKELGIDYYYFNATSIKVEDLRKVFDKYKGTLMKPLIFIDEVHRLSKNQQEVLLPIMENYDAIIIGASTENPFFTLTNAIRSRSFLYEFLPFTYDELLNILNKVFKDIEINIDKDCIDYLIYSSSGDARAMLTLLNFAYKVDKDININTLKELRANVIGDGVSSSSSHYDLASAMIKSLRGSNIDAALYYMARLIEGGESVDFITRRLVIFASEDIGNANPNALNLAVSTMLACNKIGYPESRIILSQCAIYLASSPKSNSAYKAINKAIQTIKDGKILDIPKHLDSQHIGYLYPHDFGGYVEQEYLKEDLNLYQSLNIGYEKTLDEWVKKITKKDK is encoded by the coding sequence ATGATAGATCTATCTAACAAATATAGACCAACATCTTTAGACAATTTTGTTGGTCAATCTCATATTATAGGTTCTAATAAATCACTTTACAAACTAATCAAACAAAAAGATATTCCTCATCTATTTTTTTATGGAAAACCAGGTACTGGTAAAACTACTTTGGCAAGAATTATAGCAAAAGAGCTAGGAATAGATTACTACTATTTTAATGCAACCTCTATAAAAGTAGAAGATTTAAGAAAAGTTTTTGATAAATATAAAGGTACTCTAATGAAGCCTTTAATTTTTATAGATGAAGTTCATAGACTTTCAAAAAACCAACAAGAGGTTTTACTTCCAATTATGGAAAATTATGATGCAATTATTATAGGAGCTAGTACAGAAAACCCTTTCTTTACTCTAACAAATGCTATAAGGTCAAGATCATTTTTATATGAATTTTTACCTTTTACTTATGATGAACTACTTAATATTTTAAATAAAGTTTTTAAAGATATTGAGATAAATATAGATAAAGATTGTATTGATTACTTGATATATTCTAGCTCTGGAGATGCAAGAGCAATGCTAACTTTGTTAAACTTTGCATATAAAGTAGATAAAGATATAAATATCAATACTTTAAAAGAGCTAAGAGCAAATGTTATAGGAGATGGTGTTAGTTCATCAAGTTCACACTATGATTTAGCAAGTGCTATGATAAAATCTTTAAGAGGTTCAAATATTGATGCAGCTTTATATTATATGGCAAGATTAATAGAAGGTGGTGAAAGTGTAGATTTTATCACTAGAAGATTAGTTATATTTGCTAGTGAAGATATAGGAAATGCAAATCCAAATGCTTTAAATCTTGCAGTTAGCACAATGCTTGCTTGCAATAAAATAGGCTATCCAGAATCAAGAATAATTCTATCGCAGTGTGCAATATACTTAGCTTCAAGCCCAAAATCAAATAGTGCATATAAAGCAATAAATAAAGCTATACAAACTATAAAAGATGGTAAAATCTTAGATATACCAAAACATTTAGATTCACAGCATATTGGATATCTTTATCCACATGATTTTGGTGGATATGTAGAGCAAGAGTATCTAAAAGAGGATTTGAATCTTTATCAATCTTTAAATATTGGATATGAAAAAACTTTAGATGAATGGGTAAAAAAGATTACAAAAAAGGATAAATAA